A DNA window from Brassica napus cultivar Da-Ae chromosome C1, Da-Ae, whole genome shotgun sequence contains the following coding sequences:
- the LOC125580407 gene encoding mitochondrial inner membrane protease subunit 2-like, translating to MHVAENHILEKAILDMGIQTLIWQVTKKAFTGGIIGLTISDRFCSVVPVRGDSMSPTFNPQRDSYLDDYVLVDKFCLKDYKFARGDVVVFSSPSHYKERYIKRIVGIPGEWISSTEDVIRVPEGHCWVEGDNKASSLDSRTFGPIPLGLIQGRVTRVVWPPQRLRKLGG from the exons ATGCATGTTGCTGAGAATCACATATTAGAGAAGGCCATCTTAGACATGGGAATACAAACTCTTATATGGCAAGTGACGAAGAAAGCATTCACTGGAGGCATTATAGGGCTCACCATTTCAGATAGGTTTTGTAGCGTTGTTCCTGTGAGAGGAGACTCCATGTCTCCCACATTCAATCCCCAGCGAGATTCTTATTTAG ATGATTATGTTCTCGTGGACAAATTTTGCCTTAAGGATTACAAGTTTGCGCGTGGTGATGTTGTAGTGTTCAG CTCGCCGAGTCATTACAAGGAAAGATACATAAAGAGGATAGTGGGGATTCCTGGGGAATGGATAAGTAGTACTGAGGATGTGATCAGAGTCCCAGAAGGACATTGTTGGGTAGAAGGAGATAATAAAGCTTCCAGCTTAGACTCAAGAACCTTTGGCCCT ATTCCTTTGGGGTTAATTCAAGGACGGGTCACTCGTGTCGTGTGGCCTCCTCAAAGACTACGCAAACTTGGTGGATAA
- the LOC106427911 gene encoding uncharacterized protein At4g19900 has protein sequence MDNVVAKKATAMFNHRRLNRSRSSLFTAFAASVISLIVFTIFIVSHVLVRDISEVVTIEIKTVVPYLPLRSEKEQSNYTITVTESNNLHVLDVFGGRDVSEKFQQRATEFSRDDCEVNFMMTWISPAEMFGKREILSVESVFKSHPKGCLIILSSTMDSPLGFRILKPFLDRGYRVTAITPNLPYLLKDTAGETWLEEILTGKRDPGKISLAQNLSNLMRLAYLFKFGGVYLDTDMIVLKSFKRLRNVIGAQTLEPVTRNWTRLNNAVLIFDKNHPLLLKCIQEFALTFNGNVWGHNGPYLVSRVARAVEGTEGYNFSVVTPSAFYSVNWVEIEKLFKVPRTEKDLKRVQVKVLEMQRRSYGLHLWNKFSSKFEIEEGSAMDKIVTDHCVICEKVTAS, from the coding sequence atggataACGTAGTCGCCAAGAAAGCCACGGCGATGTTTAACCACCGGCGTTTAAACCGCTCTCGATCATCACTGTTCACAGCGTTTGCTGCCTCAGTTATATCTCTCATCGTTTTCACGATCTTCATCGTCTCTCATGTACTGGTTAGAGACATCTCCGAGGTTGTGACGATAGAGATCAAGACGGTCGTTCCTTACTTACCTCTGAGGTCAGAGAAAGAGCAGAGTAACTATACGATCACAGTCACGGAGAGTAACAATCTTCACGTTCTCGACGTTTTTGGAGGCAGAGACGTGTCGGAGAAGTTTCAGCAGAGAGCAACAGAGTTTTCGAGAGATGATTGCGAAGTCAACTTCATGATGACGTGGATCTCTCCCGCGGAGATGTTCGGTAAGAGAGAGATCTTGTCGGTAGAAAGCGTGTTTAAGTCTCATCCTAAAGGCTGCTTGATCATTTTATCTTCAACAATGGATTCTCCTCTAGGGTTTAGAATCTTGAAACCGTTTCTTGATCGTGGCTACAGAGTTACAGCTATAACTCCTAACTTGCCTTATCTGCTCAAGGACACGGCCGGAGAAACATGGCTCGAGGAGATTCTGACAGGGAAACGAGATCCTGGGAAGATCTCTTTAGCTCAGAACCTCTCGAACCTCATGAGACTCGCGTACTTGTTCAAATTCGGAGGTGTTTATCTAGACACTGACATGATAGTGCTGAAGAGTTTCAAACGCTTAAGGAACGTGATCGGTGCGCAGACTCTCGAACCGGTTACAAGAAACTGGACGAGGTTAAACAATGCGGTTTTGATATTCGACAAGAACCATCCTCTCTTGCTAAAATGCATTCAAGAATTCGCGTTGACTTTCAACGGAAACGTTTGGGGTCATAACGGACCGTACCTTGTTTCTAGAGTGGCTAGAGCCGTGGAAGGAACCGAGGGATATAACTTTAGCGTCGTGACACCTTCTGCGTTTTATTCGGTTAATTGGGTTGAGATTGAGAAgctcttcaaggttccaagaaCAGAGAAGGACTTGAAGAGAGTTCAAGTCAAGGTTCTTGAGATGCAGAGGAGAAGCTATGGGTTGCATTTGTGGAATAAGTTTAGTAGTAagtttgagattgaagaaggtaGTGCCATGGATAAAATTGTCACAGATCATTGTGTGATCTGTGAGAAAGTCACTGCATCCTAA
- the LOC125580406 gene encoding josephin-like protein, giving the protein MSRRACKRVSFCPNPEATDEPIFSKHHDRRKVVMIGFLGCGLRSSPAARKLMRRIGDSFARTLRFMSFGRNKTDKTSSSLLLSSSSASSSSSIYMKRSKSLAESESHRAEAIEDCIQFLNSSFSLTRSNSVPTWSS; this is encoded by the coding sequence ATGTCAAGAAGAGCATGCAAACGAGTAAGTTTCTGCCCGAACCCAGAAGCCACAGACGAGCCCATATTCTCAAAACATCACGACCGGAGAAAGGTGGTTATGATCGGATTTCTCGGTTGTGGTCTGAGGAGCTCCCCTGCCGCCAGGAAGCTGATGCGACGTATTGGGGATAGTTTCGCCAGAACGCTGCGTTTTATGTCCTTCGGGAGGAATAAGACTGACAAAACGTCGTCGTCGTTATTGCTGTCTTCCTcgtctgcttcttcttcgtcgtctaTTTATATGAAAAGGTCAAAGTCTCTAGCTGAGTCGGAGTCTCACAGAGCAGAAGCTATTGAAGACTGCATTCAGTTCTTGAACTCTTCTTTTTCTCTGACCAGATCAAACTCTGTCCCAACGTGGTCTTCTTGA
- the LOC106427985 gene encoding mucin-5AC, translating into MWNHDRDEELSLFLEMRRREKEHRGESLIAGSDNISMNGALTTAVSAALSGISSETVSSQRYPLRRTAAENFLYSENEKSDYDWLLTPPGTPQFEKESHRSVMNQSDAPNSRPTVLKSRLGNCGEEMISGNNIKTQMSSFSGPSSVAGLKRPSSSCSSRSTSRPSTPTRKSTTRPSTPTRRSTTTTTSTTRPVTTTRASTSRSSTPTSRATLSAARATASTSAPRTTTSTGSARSATPTRSKTQPSSAPSKKPLSRPATPTRRPSTPTGPSIVSSKAPSRGTSPTPTVKSSRPPEMPGFSLEAPPNLRTTLPNRPALASRGRPGVASAPGSRSSSIERGSGGMGHSRRQSCSPSRGHAPIGNTNGSLPGARVRGKANNDSFSPVAMGNKMVERVVNMRKLGPPRLTENGGRGNVKSNSAFNNLGYGRNLSKSSIDMALRHMDIRRGMTGNLRPLVTKVPASAMYSVRSRSTSVTNSPVATSSTISSSELSIDNINILCLDGNEAENDDLLSERSYS; encoded by the exons ATGTGGAACCACGACAGAGATGAAGAACTTTCTCTGTTCCTTGAGATGCGTCGACGTGAGAAAGAACACAGAGGAGAATCTCTCATAGCAG GTTCTGATAATATTAGTATGAACGGAGCGTTGACGACTGCTGTGTCCGCGGCGCTCTCTGGTATCTCCTCCGAAACGGTGTCGTCTCAACGTTATCCTCTCCGGAGAACCGCCGCTGAGAATTTCTTGTACTCAGAGAATGAGAAATCTGATTACGATTG GCTGCTTACACCTCCAGGCACGCCACAGTTTGAGAAAGAGTCACACAGGAGCGTAATGAATCAGAGTGATGCTCCCAACTCTCGCCCCACGGTTCTTAAATCTCGG CTTGGGAACTGTGGTGAAGAGATGATCTCAGGGAACAATATTAAGACCCAAATGTCCTCGTTCTCCGGACCGAGCTCTGTAGCTGGACTCAAAAGACCATCTTCATCATGTAGCTCAAGGTCAACGAGTAGACCATCCACACCAACCAGAAAGTCAACGACTAGACCTTCCACACCGACCAGAAGGTCTACAACTACAACCACCTCCACAACAAGGCCTGTGACCACCACCAGAGCTTCAACCTCTAGATCCTCAACACCCACCTCACGTGCCACCTTATCTGCCGCCCGTGCTACTGCCTCTACATCGGCTCCACGCACCACAACATCAACCGGTTCAGCTAGATCAGCTACTCCAACTCGGTCTAAAACTCAGCCATCGTCTGCACCTTCTAAAAAACCTCTATCAAGGCCGGCCACACCTACCCGCAGACCTTCAACCCCGACCGGTCCATCAATAGTTTCCAGTAAAGCTCCCTCTCGAGGAACTTCTCCGACTCCAACTGTGAAGTCGTCAAGGCCGCCAGAGATGCCTGGTTTCTCTTTAGAAGCCCCACCGAATCTGAGGACCACTTTACCAAACAGACCAGCCTTAGCTTCAAGAGGCAGACCTGGAGTAGCCTCTGCACCAGGCTCAAGATCGTCTTCCATAGAACGCGGCAGTGGTGGCATGGGACATTCAAGAAGGCAATCTTGTTCTCCTTCCAGAGGTCATGCGCCTATTGGAAACACCAACGGGAGCCTCCCTGGTGCACGTGTGCGAGGAAAGGCTAACAACGATAGCTTTAGCCCTGTGGCTATGGGAAataaaatggtcgagagagTGGTGAATATGAGGAAACTAGGTCCACCAAGGCTAACAGAGAACGGTGGTCGAGGAAACGTGAAATCCAACTCAGCTTTTAACAACCTTGGGTATGGGAGAAACCTCTCCAAGAGCTCCATCGATATGGCCTTAAGACATATG GATATAAGACGAGGCATGACAGGGAACCTCCGGCCGCTGGTGACGAAAGTTCCGGCGTCAGCAATGTACAGCGTGAGAAGCCGGTCGACTAGTGTCACGAACTCTCCGGTAGCTACGAGCAGTACTATCAGCTCATCAGAACTGAGTATTGACAATATCAACATTTTGTGCTTAGATGGGAACGAGGCTGAAAACGATGATCTTCTCAGCGAGAGAAGCTATTCTTGA
- the LOC106427889 gene encoding putative serine/threonine-protein kinase, translating into MHFNCFGLLDMCKGNDHLGQKEAEEICTNNVRVFSYNSLRSATDNFHPTNRIGGGGFGVVFRGVLRDGTQVAVKSLSAESKQGTREFLTEINLISNIHHPNLVNLIGCCVEGHNRILVYEYLENNSLSSVLLGSRSKYVPLDWSKRAAICVGTASGLAFLHEEVEPPVVHRDIKASNVLLDRNFSPKIGDFGLAKLFPDNVTHVSTRVAGTVGYLAPEYALLGQLTKKADVYSFGILVLEVISGGSSSRAAFTDEFLVLVEWVWKLREEGRLLECVDPDLTKFPQDEVIRFIKVALFCTQAAAQKRPNMKQVVEMLSRKEINLNEAALTEPGVYRGVNKGRNHPGLGLRGGTSQESSSTQGYKGKSSAAPQGSSSASVITFQSITEMAPR; encoded by the exons ATGCACTTTAATTGCTTTGGACTTCTTGATATGTGCAAAGGAAATGATCATCTTGGACAAAAAGAAGCTGaag AGATTTGCACCAACAATGTGAGAGTCTTTTCGTATAACTCATTAAGATCAGCCACAGATAATTTCCATCCAACCAATAGAATCGGTGGTGGTGGCTTTGGTGTTGTCTTCAGG GGAGTATTGAGAGATGGCACACAAGTAGCTGTGAAATCACTTTCAGCGGAATCAAAACAAGGCACACGCGAGTTCTTGACCGAGATCAACTTGATTTCCAACATTCATCATCCTAACCTTGTTAACCTCATTGGCTGCTGCGTCGAAGGACACAATAGGATTCTTGTCTATGAGTACCTTGAGAACAATAGTCTTTCTAGTGTTTTGCTTG GTTCGAGGAGTAAGTATGTTCCTCTTGATTGGTCCAAACGTGCTGCTATTTGCGTTGGGACAGCTTCAGGTTTAGCTTTCCTTCATGAGGAAGTGGAGCCTCCGGTTGTTCACCGCGACATCAAGGCGAGTAATGTCTTACTAGACAGAAACTTTTCTCCCAAGATTGGAGATTTTGGTCTTGCAAAGCTTTTTCCTGACAATGTCACTCATGTCAGTACCAGAGTCGCTGGAACAGT GGGATACTTGGCTCCTGAATACGCACTTCTAGGCCAGTTAACAAAAAAGGCAGACGTTTACAGCTTTGGGATACTTGTGCTTGAAGTCATTAGTGGTGGTAGTAGCAGCAGAGCCGCCTTTACAGACGAGTTCTTGGTTCTGGTCGAATGG GTATGGAAGTTGAGAGAAGAAGGGAGGCTACTAGAGTGCGTGGATCCAGACCTAACCAAGTTTCCACAAGACGAAGTAATACGGTTCATCAAAGTAGCTCTTTTCTGCACTCAAGCTGCGGCACAGAAGAGACCAAACATGAAGCAAGTGGTGGAGATGCTTAGCAGGAAAGAGATTAACCTCAACGAGGCAGCCTTAACGGAACCTGGTGTCTATAGAGGTGTCAACAAGGGGCGCAACCACCCTGGCCTTGGTCTTAGAGGTGGCACCTCACAGGAGAGCTCATCAACACAAGGTTACAAAGGGAAAAGTTCAGCGGCTCCTCAAGGTTCATCTTCGGCTTCAGTTATTACATTTCAGAGCATTACAGAGATGGCTcctagatga